DNA from Rhipicephalus microplus isolate Deutch F79 chromosome 5, USDA_Rmic, whole genome shotgun sequence:
AGGTGTGTTTCGTAGTTGCTTAGGTGGCTTTGAGAACGCGGCAAACGTAAATGACAGGCTTTGTCTCTTGACTTGAGTAGACTGCAAGCTACCTGCGCAATGGATGGTGAGTGAATTCAGCAGTACTCGAGTTTACGAGCGTTTTTGTGACTCTCTGACTGATCCTGTCTCCGATTCAACAGATGCCGAGTTGGACATCGACGCCCTCGATGAACTTCTCGGACAAGAGCTTATGGAAGCGGGCGAAGATCAAGGTCCCTCAAAGACGATAAGCGACCAGGATACTTCCGCTCGAAAAGGCGAAGATGGACCATCCTCTACTGCGGCCATCGAAAAGCAACTACGAGAAATGCAAGAAAAGATGGAGATGCTTCGTCGGCAGCTCGAAGCCCAGAAATCGTCTCAGCCTTCCAAACCAAAAGACGATTCTGTGAGCAAGCCCAGTGGTAGCGGAAGCAGCTCATTACCCACGCGAAAGCCACTGAAACTCGTGGAGGAAGATATATTCGGCGCGGCTAAAGATAATGGTAGGAACGGGGAAACTTCTTTGGAGAAGAGTGTCGTACATTCCGGCGACaccgactcgtcggatgacgagaAACGTTACCCGACCGAGGTAGGGCTGAGCAAAATGGGCAAAAGCATCAAGAGAAACCTCGAAGAACGAAAATTGTCCGGCTTTTCGTCACGGCCACCTGCTGACACGTGTAAGACAGCGGTGTTTATTTATAAAGCTGTATTGTACCACATCTCGTATTCTTGTATTTCTAGGGAAAGACAATAAGCGCAAAGGCACGCTTCTCACAGATGGCCTTGATGGAAACGGAGTGAGAGACCCCTACTCTGGCATACGTATCATGTGAGTTCATATCTAAGCGAACACCTCCATTAACTGATGTCTAAGCCAATAGCTTATAACACCGGTGGATGTTTAGTGATGAGATGGTCTTTGGGAACTGTCGGTTTACACCGAATGGTTTATCTACTATCTCCAACCTGTTTCTTCGAAACCAACCGTATACAACCATATCTTGCAAcacttttatttgcatttttcgatgcagacgagggtcccagaaGTATAAGTACTGAGAGCGAGACCCGCATTAGGATTTATTCCAAAATCGAACCGCTCCAGAACCGGCAGAAAGAGCATGTGTTGCTGACAGGTAAAAATGGGTTGAAAGGTGAAATGAAATAGGGATACAATAAGTGCAATGCAATACATTAAAGATATACAAACAGAAACCAGGAAAAAGAATCCTGAACGTAACATATCACGTATTGTGTAGAACTTATACTCTTATAAATCTAATTTATTCATCGCACAGCACAGAAAGACAAAATGCGTCAGTGTTGTCTAGTGCCTTTGCGAAAAAAGTATTGCATGTAAAATGTCATGATCGCATTCAAGCTGGTCCGTCATAGTGGAACAGTGTTTATGATGCTCCACTGCTgaccaggtcgcgggttcaatttcAGCCAGGGCGGGCGCATTTCAgtgaaggcgaaatgctagaggcccgcgtACTATGCAATGCCAATGCAGTTAATGAATACCAAAACAGTCTAAATTTTTGGAGCCATCCACTatggtgtctcataatcatatcgtgcttttgaaACGTTAAATATTAGTATTATTATACATTCAACCTGAGAGTGAAATGCAATTAGGCTTATTGAGAAACAAGAAAATTGAAATGTACATGTGTATTAAATATTCCAGTCTGTTTAATTATCCTAGCACCTCTACACTGAAACATTTTACATTTTAAATACTTCAACAGCGCTAGAAACAGGACACCAGACTAGAAGAATACAGGACGATTGCAGCACTTTTTAAACTGTCTTACAAGCTAGCCCCCCCTCCCAGAATCTCCAGCATTTTACATGTGCTACCTGAAGATTTAAGACTGTACAAAGCTATATAATGAGCTGAAATTTTATTGCTATAATGCCTTCTATAATGCCACGTTATGTTAAATATTTTTTGCTTATGTACGCAACCCTACAGCTCTCTTTGAAAATAGGCATCACAATAGTTGAATATTATCTGACAACTCAGTCGAATTGTCTGGACTGAAGCAAGTTTTATTTGCTGAGCCATGTATGCTGAGACCACGGTTGCACTTTCAGACGACCTCTGGTGGAATCGACGGTCATGGAAGCTCGGATGACTGGAAGAAAAATGGTCAAGATGTCCATGGTGCCCAGTTTTGTTCAACAGAAAAAGATAGAGGTCGACTGGGTTACAATGGGTGTGCTAGTCAACAAATCACCACCAAAGACATCCAAAAATGTCAGTGTAACTCACTCTCGCATATGTGCCTTTATTGTTGCCGCTAGTTCATTTCAGTTTAATTTGTCAACGTGCTACTGTGAATTCATAGGCAAGTTGATGAGAATGACATCAGAAAGGTATGATGCAAGGCAATGTTTAATAAACATGGCCACAATACTTTAGTACTGAGTTAGTGGGTACAAAACTAATATGCAAGAACCACACTGAAGCGTGTGGGACACTGGGGGCATGCCGTACTCTGTTTTGTGCATAAACTTAAGATATGGGGTCAAATTTCAAACCAGTTTTCTGCAAAGACTACCATTCAGTGCTGGGAACAAATTGCCAGCTGCTCTTGTAGACTCTTCTATGTGTCATCATGCTTAGGAGAGTCATTCTTTTGTTGAGTTGATAAAACATATTAAATCATAACAGCAACATAAACAAGACTCGAGCAAAGTGAAGCATCTGTCATCTTTCAAGTCTCCCATTTTGTGTTTGCATGCCGTTGTTAATATCTAACAGTGCTCACGCCCTTGTTTGTAAACGTGTAGCTCATCTATCGCTTAtttcacgtgatagaaaactcatCATCCCAAATTTGTTCTATTTATATGTATGTTTTGATGCCACCATTCGGTTTGGGCTCCGTAATATTTCAGCATGTCTGTGATGACACTATGGCACGCTCATCTCCTTATCAGAACTTATCGCATGAGATTATACCTTGCCAAACATCTAGAATATATACCATTATATTTTTGGATAGGTCTCATGTTGTATTGGTTTCTTAGCCTGAATGGTCTGTGGCTTTGTATCCGTCATCTACGTGGTCCTTAAATTTGTTTAATATCTAGCCATTGTATTAACATAAAACTAACTACTCAATAAATATAGGCAAAACTGTTTCTCTCGCCAGACCTATTCTGGAGAAAATAAATCTGCATTATCCAGTTAAGAGCAGAGGATGTAATTAGGTTCAGATACACGTGTCCATATAATACTAGTGAAAgtgtttaatatttatatattaaagttttcggagccctccactacggcgtctctcataatcaaaatggtggttttgggacgttaaaccccacaaatcaatttaATATTTATATTCTGGCATGTCTAGTGCAAGTTGCCTACGGGATAACACTGTTTTCTTTCACCATGCTAAATACTTTAGTCTTGCATGCTTTGTGACAAAATTGGTTTGTTCTTGCAGGGAAAGCCATTCTCCATATGGAAGTTGACGGATCTGCAAGACTGTGAAAACCTTGTGTGCATTTTCCTCTTTGGCGATGTGCATGAGAAACACTGGAAGACATCAATTGGCTCTGTAGTTGGTTTTCTAAACCCATCAGTCATGCCAAATAAGGATAGTTTTGTAAGTAGCTGTTCCCAGTTTTTCTTATGCAACTGCACGAAACTTTTGaatgacacaaaagaaaaaatataacTTTTCTCCACTTCTCTACGATGGCTAAATTCAGTGCATGCGTGGACGGAGTGTATGAACTGAATTAATAAGGTCAGGATGTCTGTGGTTGTAGATTCTTTTGGATTGCTAGACATTGATTAACAACTTATCAAGATGCTGCTATGCGCTTATAGTTGGCAACCTGCTTGATTGTGACCTGCACATTCGTCCTTTTGCATTACAAATGCTTCAGTTTGTTCATATCCATTCCGCAGAGCAGTCGAAAAGAAGTGTGCCTCAGTATAGACCACCCTGGCAAAGTGATGCTGATGGGAACATCCAAGGATTTTGGAACATGCAAAGGCAAAACCAGAGATAATCAACCCTGCACAAATGTAGTCAACCTGTATGTATTAATTTTCACTTGGTATAGTTAGTATATGTGGTGGGGAAGGGGATTGGGGTGTTGCTTATGAGCTTGGGTAATGTAAACAATGGTAAGCATTATAGGGAATAATGATAGGCCATGAGCCTCAGTTATAAATCTTTATAACGAATGGTCCCTTGATTCTAAACGTGAAGCAATATGACCTTGTATGGAAGCTTTCTTGGATAAACCACGTGGGCATCAGTGGCCCTCAGTTCTTTGATATACAATATCATGCACCAGATTTGCCTAGTGTTATCATGTTTCTTGAGATCATAGGCACACTGTACTCTCTATGTAACATCCTTTTCCAGCATTCACCTACTACGTAAAAAACATTTGTTATACAAATGATGTGTGAAGTTGCATACACCCTAAAATGCTTTTTATCAGTTATCCCTTAATACCTTAATGACACATATCAGTTTCATGACGTGCTGGGGTATGCATCACAGTTTAGTAAATCTTGGAATGATTGCATTGGATAATAACCTGAGAAGCTCGTTAGCCAAAAAATAGGAGCATATATGTTGCATTGGCTGATTATAGTTCATGCTATGCCTATCACACCCACAGTACTTCAAATGAAGAGCACAGATTAGTAGACTAGTGTCACGGAAGTGTTTGTGTTTTGTTCCTTTCTAATAAGAAATTCCTAGTTATGTGCAGTTTCTGCATGGGTGCTAATTGCAAGCAACTTTGTATCCGAGCGTAGTTTCTGTCAATTTTCGTATGACCTCATTATGGACAAAATTTTTTTCACCAGGTCAACTTGCCCATACTGCGTGTACCACATCAGAGCTGAGTACCGTAAGATGAGTTCCAAGCGAACTGACCTCCAGGCATCGTAAGTGTTCAACTTTATCCTTGTACGCTCATATTCTTTTTTCTGTTCTCGTCTGTGTTTTCACAAGATCGCTTGATAATTCTTTCGCTGATAGAGATTAGCCCTCATGGGCAACACATACAAGCTCACAATATACATCGGAAATTTTCCCAATGTCGTAGTAAGAGCGTGCTTCTGGTTATTGTGAAACAAAATTTTGGCCTCGGGTCAAAACGCAAAACTTTTTCAGTATTGACATAGGTGTCATGATTGTCAGCCCAACTTGTGtgccctgcaggacaaaggctgcTCCAAGTTGTGTCCAATGCTCTTTCTGACAACTTCATTTTCTGAGTGCAAATTTCCTGACCTCACCACACTGCCAATTTCTCCTCTATCCTaaagtgtgttcttttttttttttggcatctgCACTCTTTACATTAAAAGACCACTTATAGACCATCTGTTTTATGTGTTACATCACTGTTCCATCTCTTTAACaacatgcatattttttttttatggttcCTTCTGAGCCGGCTCGGAAAGTTTATAGCTCTGTTGCATAACAAGTGTATTCAAAAAAGCTTTGTTTTCACTTATTGTAACATCTGTTTAAAACATTCGAATGCACAAATTGGTCCTACTATTCAGTGAATGTCATAGCATAACGATCATTAGGGTATCTTAGTACAGTGAAGCATACTGCACCGATGTTAGGTTATTTTGATTACGTTCAATAAGACACAGCACAGACTTTGTGCAGtttacaaaacaaaacagaagccATTTGCAGCTTTACCTGCAAAAACTTGCGTGAGTGCTTTATTTTTTTGGCTGCAAAATGTAGATCAGGGAGTTAACTTGTAATTATATCTCTGTTCATAGGTGTCGGTTGTGTGCACTATCTCAATTTATTAAGGCTCACTGCAATGTATGCCTTTTGAGAGGCTTCGTGATCAGCTATAGTTCTCATTAAATGTAATCAATTGGTCCATCGCATATGAGACGTATTTGTTACCTTATGTCTCCAAACCGGTTGTAGCATTCTTGCGAGCCACCTATAAAAGGGACTGCTATGTCCAATCTGTTTCTTAGGTATTCTGGAGTTGCACCAAGCGGACTGAAGCAGAAAGTCCTCAAGAACAGCCAGGTCATCTACGGAGGCCAAATGTTCATGAATCCCACGTAAGTTTGTCGAGGCAAATGCGGAGATTTTCACCCATATTTGTTGTTGCAGAATTCATCACTGCATGTGTGTTCCAGAGATACAATAACTGTGTTCTCAAAACCCCATCACAAAAGTTTGACAGTTTAAGTGTGCTGAGTTAGCAGGAGTTATGGAAGCTGTCTACTTATGTAATTGTGGACTTGTATTTTTGTTTATCCACTTGTTTAATGAATAAACCTCTCTCGTATTCATGTCAGAGACATACATGGAGTCTTGGAATATGCATGCCATTTAATGCTGAATAATGTTAGCTTTGTTCTCGTTGCATCTCACCAAAGAATTCAGTTTTTGCCTTTGCTTGAAACTTCAGTTGGACCCCTGTATATTGGACATGAACTCAGTGCATCAGAAGTCTTCGCAATTAAGCATTTTCAATAAATGTTCCGCGGCACAAGGTACTCTCCTTGAGGTCTAAGCACTCGGCGCTTGTTTACAAACAAGCTACATTTTAGTTTTTAAAAAGCCAGATCTCTTAGATGTTAAAATCAACCAGAATTGACACAAAACAGCTAGGGATCAGAAGCTTCAGTTGTTGCTATTCAAAGTTGGTTTGAAACAGGATTATGGCATATAAACATGTAcgcacaaaaaaaatgttttcatgcGGTGGCTCACCACATGCATAAAATTTACTATTTCAACATTACCTCACTGATTAGCATGAGGTGGTCTTGTAATCGATTTAGTAACTTCTAATTTATAGGAGATTTCCTTGATGTGATTACAGAAAACTTTCTTTTTACCTTTCATAAAATGCATTGGACAGCAATACTCAAAGTATGCCTTTATTGCAAATGAGTTGAATTTTAGGGATTCTTTGGCGGAAATATTTTAAATTGTTTTGAACTATTTTTTTATGCAGGCCACATCACCAATTATTCTTGATAGAAGCACGCTGTCTGCCTGGTTACACTGCTTCTCACGTTTATTTCACATCTCTTGCTCTTGTGATCTCCGCTCTCATACATGGAAGCTTTAAAACTACATGTTTCATGTTTGTGCAACATTGTTTCTTGGAGGACTGCTGCATAGAGTGCGTCTTGGTGGCATCTTACAGGCGAGAGGCAACAAAGACGCTTCGAACGAAAGACAAACTCATCCTAAGCAATCTCAAGGTTGCCAAACAAGCGGAGGAGCTCGAGAAGTCGTCGCGGCATGCCGCAGCAGAAGCCATCAAGTTGAGGCACCTCTCCTCGTCGGAGAACCAGGCCATCAACACAGTTGCATCCAAGTCAGACTTTCTGTAAGTGTGCCGACTTAATTATCTTTGTTTTTTTGCGtacttgcatttttttcttgtttgttttgctTGATGTGGGTTTTTACCCCTAGTTAGAGTGAATGAAATCGTCTCTGTGCACGAGATGGTTGAATCAACGGTATTCTTCAGGCCACAGGAGAACTCCTTGATTATCTCAGAGAACTTGCTTTGAATACAACTTTTTTAACAGGAGTCAACGGTGGCCATTGTACCTAAAGCAACATCATGTAACGTTAGTAACTGTCAGAGATCCTTTAAGATGCTTTCTTGGCTGTGCAATCGGCATTCTGCTCACATGCTGCCCTTGGTCAAAGTTCCACCAACTCTGGGTATCAACTTCAGTGATGTAAACATCGTTTAACTGCCGCTATTTGCTAAACAGATTTCACTTTTGCCAGTGTTGTAGTGTAGGCTTGGGTGCTCTTAAGCCTTGTCCACTATGTTGCAACTGATATTGAGCAACCACTGTACATGCAGAGTTAAAGCTTTCTGGTATGGTCCTGACATTTCAGGGTGAAAATAAAATTTTCTTTGCTGCACCTGACATACTTTTATTGCGCAGGAGTAATTTAATTTCTCTTGTGGCTGCATAAGAATTTTTCGGTTGGTCTCATTTCAGGGGAAAGGCACTGTGCACTCCCAGCGCTGGCTCTCGTAACTTCCTTCGCCATGTGGTGCACGAGACAAACTCGACatctggtgatttttttttttctttgccacatTTAGTATTGCATGTCACCATAGCCTATAGTATTTTCGAGTTTACTATGCGAGCACTGTGAAAATAAACATTTGGAGTTTTTTTACTATGTTTATTATATTAATACGCAACTCCTGCATTCCGGTGTGTTTAGCTTTCTATCTTCCTTATTAACAGTTTTTACGTGCCACACTTTCAGTACTGTAAGTGGCGTAAGTATAGTGGTAATGTAAGAGCATGTAGGACATGTTTAGTACTAAGCCTCTGAACTGAGCCACTCCTATCATTTGTCTAACATGCAGCAGCGTCCTCAAAAAAGGAGATGGTGTCTATCACGGCAAAGGACCTTCTCAAGATGCACAATGGCAGCATGAAGTCACCCGTAGGTGCATCTCGTGACTCAAAGAGAACTGCTTCAACGTTACAAGCGAAGGGTTTGAGTGCTAGCAGCCCGATTGGCTCTGTTTCAATGCCATTGCCGAGGCTAACTGCATTGACTCCTTCTGAAATCGCTAAGGTGAGTTACTGCGGACTTGTAGTGTATTAGTCCATTGTCCCTTCAAATGCTGATTAAAGTTTAAACCACTGAAAATGAATGCTTACCATCTCTGTTGCCCT
Protein-coding regions in this window:
- the Mcm10 gene encoding minichromosome maintenance 10 homolog, translating into MDDAELDIDALDELLGQELMEAGEDQGPSKTISDQDTSARKGEDGPSSTAAIEKQLREMQEKMEMLRRQLEAQKSSQPSKPKDDSVSKPSGSGSSSLPTRKPLKLVEEDIFGAAKDNGRNGETSLEKSVVHSGDTDSSDDEKRYPTEVGLSKMGKSIKRNLEERKLSGFSSRPPADTWKDNKRKGTLLTDGLDGNGVRDPYSGIRIIRPLVESTVMEARMTGRKMVKMSMVPSFVQQKKIEVDWVTMGVLVNKSPPKTSKNGKPFSIWKLTDLQDCENLVCIFLFGDVHEKHWKTSIGSVVGFLNPSVMPNKDSFSSRKEVCLSIDHPGKVMLMGTSKDFGTCKGKTRDNQPCTNVVNLSTCPYCVYHIRAEYRKMSSKRTDLQASYSGVAPSGLKQKVLKNSQVIYGGQMFMNPTREATKTLRTKDKLILSNLKVAKQAEELEKSSRHAAAEAIKLRHLSSSENQAINTVASKSDFLGKALCTPSAGSRNFLRHVVHETNSTSAASSKKEMVSITAKDLLKMHNGSMKSPVGASRDSKRTASTLQAKGLSASSPIGSVSMPLPRLTALTPSEIAKLRAAKKLSAPLVRQDPNAVKKDTTSSEVQAKIQRRLEEPATSSKDARGDESVEMPAAKRSRLGPALTKEEMKKLLRQKSSHAHQVDDIEQEQEEQYFSVLEKKEQLEEKMLSVTEIQCNVVSCRKCNYTAQQASDLCKKENHVLKHHKAMKRFFRCKDCSHRTVTFARVPGHSCRKCNGSNYERTSMGKPKPGPMLDSEKLLIRGEEIKFLNK